CTGTGCCTGTGTTACCCCTTTTTTTAATTTGGTGAATACCTCGCTCCCGCTATATACACCACCCCAATTCTCTTCGCGCCGCTTATTGCCGGTGTACTCGTCCATGTTACCGTACGATACATAAATCTGTTGCCGGCGATCTGTATTGTTGGGTAAATCCTTCAAGATACCGGTAATCGTAAAATTCACCTTATTATCCAGGCGAAACACTTTGCCAATGGCGTTATCGTTGCCAAAATATTTTTGTGCAATTTTTTGTGTCACCAACGCCTCACCCGGCGCAACCAGCATTTTCTTTTTATCGCCTTTAATTAAGGGGAAGTTTAAAATATCAAAATATTCCGGCTCGGTAAAAGCCACGCCGTCATCTTCCTGGAATTTTTTAACCTCCGTGCCGTTTGTTATGGTGATAAGGGTACCTGTGAAGTTAATTACCCTCGCGGTTTTTTCGCCGATAGTAAAGTCATTCCTGAAGGTTTTTCCTAATGGTTGCGGCACGCCGTTTGATTTTCCAATGCCATCGTCATGCCATTCGGTATACAAACGGTATATCCTGTCTGAATCTTTATGAAAAGTATCGAAGCTTAGGTGATAGGTAACCAGTGTAAATATCAGGATACCACAGGCAATACCCAACGCCAAGCCAATAACACTTATAGTGGCATAAGCCTTGTTGCGTTTTAAATTCCGCCAGGCAATTTTAATATAGTTTTTTATCATTTCGTTTAGTCAATTAGTTATTTCCCTTTGCTGTTATTGATCATTTATATCGTACGGTGGTTAAATCATTTGCCGCTGCGTTCAATGAACTGACGACGTTGGGCTAATGACCTCATGACTTAAATCACTCATTCCTCAAACTTTTAACCGGGTTACTTAACGCTGCTTTTATAGCCTGGAAACTTACGGTTGCCAGCGCAATAAGCGTGGTTATTATGCCCGCGGCAGCAAATACCCACCAGTGAATGCTTACCCGGTATTGGTAATTTTGCAGCCAGTTGTTGATGGCCCACCAGGCTACCGGGAATGCTATCAGGCATGAAATACCAACCAGTTGTAAAAAACCTTTTGATAATAGCCCCGTTAAACCTGCTACGCTGGCGCCCAAAACTTTGCGGATGCCTATTTCCTTTATCCTCCGTTCGGCAGTGTACGCGGCCAGGCCAAATAAGCCCAGGCAGGATATAAATATAGCCAGCGATGCAAAAACGCCTGCCAGTGTTCCGGTAAGTGTTTCGGTTTTAAATATCAGGTCAAATTCGTCGTCAACAAATTTATAATCGAAGGGATAGCCGGGATTATTTGATTTAATTATACTGCCAACTTTGTTCAACACATCCGGCAAATTTGCTCCGTGTTTAAACCTTATGGTTAAAAAGCGGGCTCCGTCGGTATGATTATATAATAACATGGGGGCACTGGCGGCGTACATATCATTGTAGAGGAAATTTTTAACTATGCCGGTTACAGTTAATCGTTTTGAGCCACCTTCTGTTATAATAGCTCCAACATGTCCTTGTTTACCCATTTGTTTGGCAAAGGCTTCGTTGATGATCACGTTATTATTATCAGTAGTTTCATTTGAATGGAAATTCCTGCCGGAAGCCAGCTTCATACCCATGGTTGATAAAAAATGGTCGTTAACATTCTCCAGGCTTATCAATGGATTTTTTGATGCATCCTTGCCTTCCCACGAGTAATTATCGGTATTGCTCCAAATCTCTAAAGCGGGATAGTCACTCAACGCGGCGTCCTCAACTAAACCTGTTTCTTTTAATTCGTTGTAAACTGCAGGGAAGTGGTCAACCAGTTTACCTTGCGTGCCGATGCTGATCAGGTCATTTTTATTAAATCCCAGTTTGCGGTTTTTTACGTGCTGTATCTGTTGATAGATTACCACGGTACCGATAATCAAAATAATCGAAATTGAAAATTGAATAACCACCAGGCTTTGCCTGATAAGGCCCGAGCTTGTACTTGACTTTATTTTGATACTTTTTAACACCGTTATAGGGTTAAAAGATGACAAGTAAAAAGCCGGATAGCTACCTGCAAGTAAGCCTGTAATTGTACCTATCGCTATCAAGTAAATAACATGACCGGCAGCAAACAGGTTAAGGGCCAGCTCTTTTTGAACCAGGTTATTAAAAGCCGGCAGTGTTAAAGCAACCAATAATACAGCCACGGCGACTGCTATAAATGACATAATCAATGCTTCGCCAATAAACTGACTGATGAGTTTACCTTTACCAGCCCCCATCACCTTACGCACTCCAACTTCTTTGGCCCGCCTTTCTGACCGCGCTGTTGCCAGGTTCATGAAATTGATACAGGCTATGAATAATATGATGAAACCAATAATGGCAAACAAACGAACATACACAATGCGGCCGCCATCCATTTTACCATCGGTGAAATTATTGTGCAAATTCCAGTCGTTCATAGCAAAAAGAAATGATTGCGTATTGTTGCCCGTTTTTTTGGTTCCGATGTAGTTAGCCAGTTTTTTATTAATTGCATTAACATCGGCGTTGGGCTCCAACTCTAAGTAAGTATGCGCCCAGTTAGCACCCCAATCTTTCATCCAGGGCTTTTTAGGGTCAATATCGTTTAATGGCGCCAGCCAATGAAACTGCATTGTCGAATTTTTAGGCAGATCATTTATTACACCGGTAACAGTAAAATCCTGCTCATTATTCATCTTAAGCGTTTTGCCTACCGGGTTGGCATCGCCAAAAAACTTTTTGGCCATGGTTGTATTAATCACCACCGAATGCACATCACGGAAAGCATTATTGGCATCGCCATAAACAAAAGGTAGTTTCAGGATCGAAAATATCCCGGCATCAGCATAATCTCCTTGTTCGTTAATTGCTTTATCTCCAAGAGAAAACAAAACATCACCGGTACCGCCCGATCGGGCAGCTGTTTTTATACCTGGGATATCCGCGACTAATGATTTGGCCATAGGGCCTGGCGTAGCGTGAAAAGTAGAAACCTTACCTTCATAGGTTTGGTTTTCATAGATAACGTAAATGTTATCCCTTTTTTGAAAGTTATGGTTAAAAGTAAGCTCGTCCTGAACCCACAGAAATATAATAGATGCACAGGAAATGCCTATTGCAAGCCCCGCGATATTCAAAAAACTGTAAGCCTTGTTTTTTAACAAGCTACGAAATGTTGTTTTCAGGAAGTTCATTATCATGATAATTAAATTCTAAATCCCAAACCCTAAAAATTACCGGTCCTACACAAATCCCAAATTCTAACTTGCTTGCCCAATTCTACTCACCACTCACCACTACTCGCTACGCAAGCTTTTCACCGGGTTGGCCAACGCCGCGCGCACGGCCTTGTACCCTACCGTTACCCAGGCAATAACTACTGATGAAGCTATGGCCAACAGGAATATCCAGGCGCTTAACGATATGCGATAGGCAAAGTTTTGTAGCCAGCCGGTCATCACGTACCAGGCTAATGGCATGGCAATTACAAATGAGATAACAATAAGCACCACAAATTCTTTAGAAAACAGGTAAACAATACTGCTTACCGATGCGCCTAATACTTTGCGGATACCAACCTCTTTCGTGCGTTGCACCGCCATAAACGATACCAGGCCGTATAAACCAAGGCACGAAATAAAAATAGCTATGCCGGCAAATATTTTGTAAACCATGGCCATCTGGTTTTCTGCCTGGTAAAATTTGGCAATATTATCATCCAGAAAATAGCCGTTGTAAGCATATTCGGGGTAAGTGTTCTCCCACATTTTTTGTAATTCGGCAACGGTTTTACTTAAGTTCTTGGTTTGGATTTTAATGGCAACATTGCCTTCAAATTTTTTTGCCGGGGCGATAACAATTGGCTTTACGGTTTCGCGCAGCGAGTTGGTTTTAAAATCCTTCACTACACCTGTTATAGGCATCCACCTGCCATTGCCGCCAAACCGTACGGTTTTACCAATAGCACTCTCAGCATTCTGTATCCCTAATTTATGAATGAAGGTTTCATTTACCACCACCTGCCTGGCAGTGTCGCTTACATCATATCCTTTGCCGGCGGTAAATTGGAGCCCAAAGGTTTTAAAATAGTCGGCATCGCCAAATTTTAAATAGGTATTAAAGCCCGGGTCTTTGGTGTTGTTATTAAAATTAAAATTGGTACCCCAGTTGTTTTCTGAAGATGGCGCATCCGAACTAAAACTAACCGATTTTACAGCAGAATTTTGCATAAGCTGTTGACGATAGGCTACCATTTTACCCAGACTGATGCTATCGGTGTAGCCGGGAATAACGAGTACCGCTTCTTTATTAAAGCCAAGATCGGCCTTGTTTACAAAATCCATTTGGTTCATTGCCACTATAGTGCCAATCATTAACAATTGAGATATCGCAAACTGAGTAATAACCAGCGCCCTGCGTAACGGAATGCCGCCAATTGAAGCAGCGGTGATCTTATTTTTTAAAGCTAAGACCGGTTTAAAACCAGATACCACCATCGCTGGGTAAATGCCCGACAACACAATGACAACTATCATTACGACAAGTAAAAACAGCAGGTTTTCGGCGGTGAATAAACCAATGCTTTCGGGTACATTGGCAATGCTTTTAAGTTGTGGCATAGCCAACTTTGCAATACCTAAAGCCAGCACTACCGAAAAGAAAACCACCAGCGTAGTTTCGCCAATAACCTGGGCTATCAATTGCTTACGCGTGCTGCCTAATACTTTGCGGATGCCCACTTCTTTTGAGCGGCCAACGGATTGCGCCGTAGATAGGTTTATAAAATTGATGGATGCCATTACGATGATCAATAAGGCGATGAGCGATATGGTACGCAATGTGGCGTAACTCATGGTATGATCTGCCAGCGGGTTACCAAAACGGGTGTCAAAATGAAACAGTGATAATGGTTGTGCCAGGATGTGGGTTTCAGAAATTCCTTTTTTAAAGTGCTTGCGCGAAAAAGCTTCCAGCTGCTTACCAACATTATCGGCGGTAATATTGGGGGGCATTAGCATAAACACCTGGTGATTGCTACTTGTTGATCCCCATTCGCCGCTGTAGTTGTAATCTTTGCCGTGCGCTTTCCAGCTCACAAACGATACCATTATTTTAAACGGGAAGTCGGTATTAACAGGCGCGTCTTCAATAACCCCGGCAACTTTAAGCGTTATAACGTTGTCCATTTTAAGGGTTTTGCCGACAGCGTTTTTCCAGTCGCCAAAGTATTTATTGGCCATGCTTTTGTCAATCACTGCCATATCCGGATCTTTTAAAACCGTGGCGGTGCCGGCCAACCATTTTGAACTAAAAATGTCAAAGAATTGAGGTTCAATGAATAAAACGCCCAGATTTTCGGTAAATTTTTTATCGCCTGTACCTGTGCCTGCAACTTCGGGAACGGTTATCTGGCTGCCGTAGCTGCTGTTTAAAGCTGCTACGGCAGCCTGCGGAAAATCTAACCGAAGGGCCTCAGTAGCAGGCACTGCAATACCCGGATTATAAGTAAGGTCCGATTCGTGTTTTTCCTGGGTTACAACGTGGTATATGTTTTTGTAGTTGGGCTGAAATTTATCAAAACTCAGCTCAAAATTAATGATAACGAAAATGAGCAAACAAGCGGCAATGCCAACCGTAAGCCCGGCTATATTTATACTTGAATACGCCTTGTGCCTTACTATATTACGCCACGCTATTTTGATATAATTTTTGATCATGTGATATGCAGATTTGTACACTTGGTTTAAAACACATACCAAAACATTAAATAACTGATAATAAATAAGTTAAATTATATCAGAATTACGAACATGTTCGTAAGCGTAACAGTAAGTGTACGGTAATGATACAGTGTGTGAAAGGTAAAAGGCGAAAGGTAAAAGGCCACATTAACCTTAAACAACCTTTTACCTTTCCACCTCAACACTATTCGTTTCGCAAACTTTCAACCGGGTTGGCCATTGCCGCTTTAAGCGATTGATAACATACTGTTGCAAATGCTATCAGGACAGATAAGGCCGCTGCTAATACAAATACCCACCATTGAATATCTATCCGGTAAGCAAAATCCTGGAGGTATTTACTCATGGTTAGCCAGGCTATGGGCGATGCTACTACAATTGCAATAACAACCAGTTTAATAAAATCGGCCGAGAGTAATGCGGTAATGTTGGTTACAGATGCCCCAAGCACTTTACGGATGCCTATTTCTTTGGTGCGCTGCATGGTGAGCAGCGATATCAACCCTAAAAGACCAAGGCAACTGATAAAAATGGCGATAACCGCACTGGAGGTAATGAGTTTGTTCAGCAAGTCTTCCTTCTTATAAAAATCGTTAATCTGTTCGTCCAGGAAGCGGTATTCAAATACATTTTCCGGGAATACCGATTGAAATACTTTTTGGATTTGCGATAAAGCAGCAGAACGGTTTTTCAGATCGATCCTTACGCCTGCGTACTGATACTGGGTGCGAAAAGTGCTGATATACGACGGTTCTATTACTTTGTAAAGCGATTTGGCGTGAAAATCTTTCACAACCCCAACAATGGTACCTGGTTTATCAGTCAGGTCTCCGGCGGTAAATTGGTGGCCAATTATCTTTCGGGGATCTTTGATACCTAATTGTTTAACCAATTGCTCATTCACCAGGTACTCTTTGGCCGAATCCGCTTCGGCAATATTTCTGCCTGCTATAATCCGCAACCCGAATGTTTTAGCATAACCTGCATCGCCCATCAAAGTGCGGCCTACAAACTTTTCCCAATCCCTGCCCTCGTACTTTATTGATCCGCCTTTATCGGCTGTTGAGGAAGGTGCCCGGTAG
The genomic region above belongs to Mucilaginibacter sp. KACC 22773 and contains:
- a CDS encoding ABC transporter permease; the encoded protein is MNFLKTTFRSLLKNKAYSFLNIAGLAIGISCASIIFLWVQDELTFNHNFQKRDNIYVIYENQTYEGKVSTFHATPGPMAKSLVADIPGIKTAARSGGTGDVLFSLGDKAINEQGDYADAGIFSILKLPFVYGDANNAFRDVHSVVINTTMAKKFFGDANPVGKTLKMNNEQDFTVTGVINDLPKNSTMQFHWLAPLNDIDPKKPWMKDWGANWAHTYLELEPNADVNAINKKLANYIGTKKTGNNTQSFLFAMNDWNLHNNFTDGKMDGGRIVYVRLFAIIGFIILFIACINFMNLATARSERRAKEVGVRKVMGAGKGKLISQFIGEALIMSFIAVAVAVLLVALTLPAFNNLVQKELALNLFAAGHVIYLIAIGTITGLLAGSYPAFYLSSFNPITVLKSIKIKSSTSSGLIRQSLVVIQFSISIILIIGTVVIYQQIQHVKNRKLGFNKNDLISIGTQGKLVDHFPAVYNELKETGLVEDAALSDYPALEIWSNTDNYSWEGKDASKNPLISLENVNDHFLSTMGMKLASGRNFHSNETTDNNNVIINEAFAKQMGKQGHVGAIITEGGSKRLTVTGIVKNFLYNDMYAASAPMLLYNHTDGARFLTIRFKHGANLPDVLNKVGSIIKSNNPGYPFDYKFVDDEFDLIFKTETLTGTLAGVFASLAIFISCLGLFGLAAYTAERRIKEIGIRKVLGASVAGLTGLLSKGFLQLVGISCLIAFPVAWWAINNWLQNYQYRVSIHWWVFAAAGIITTLIALATVSFQAIKAALSNPVKSLRNE
- a CDS encoding ABC transporter permease, which codes for MIKNYIKIAWRNIVRHKAYSSINIAGLTVGIAACLLIFVIINFELSFDKFQPNYKNIYHVVTQEKHESDLTYNPGIAVPATEALRLDFPQAAVAALNSSYGSQITVPEVAGTGTGDKKFTENLGVLFIEPQFFDIFSSKWLAGTATVLKDPDMAVIDKSMANKYFGDWKNAVGKTLKMDNVITLKVAGVIEDAPVNTDFPFKIMVSFVSWKAHGKDYNYSGEWGSTSSNHQVFMLMPPNITADNVGKQLEAFSRKHFKKGISETHILAQPLSLFHFDTRFGNPLADHTMSYATLRTISLIALLIIVMASINFINLSTAQSVGRSKEVGIRKVLGSTRKQLIAQVIGETTLVVFFSVVLALGIAKLAMPQLKSIANVPESIGLFTAENLLFLLVVMIVVIVLSGIYPAMVVSGFKPVLALKNKITAASIGGIPLRRALVITQFAISQLLMIGTIVAMNQMDFVNKADLGFNKEAVLVIPGYTDSISLGKMVAYRQQLMQNSAVKSVSFSSDAPSSENNWGTNFNFNNNTKDPGFNTYLKFGDADYFKTFGLQFTAGKGYDVSDTARQVVVNETFIHKLGIQNAESAIGKTVRFGGNGRWMPITGVVKDFKTNSLRETVKPIVIAPAKKFEGNVAIKIQTKNLSKTVAELQKMWENTYPEYAYNGYFLDDNIAKFYQAENQMAMVYKIFAGIAIFISCLGLYGLVSFMAVQRTKEVGIRKVLGASVSSIVYLFSKEFVVLIVISFVIAMPLAWYVMTGWLQNFAYRISLSAWIFLLAIASSVVIAWVTVGYKAVRAALANPVKSLRSE